In Phenylobacterium hankyongense, the sequence GAGGTCGGCGCGGGCCTCGGTCCGCTCAAGGGCAAGGTCTGGCGGATCGGGCTGATGGGCGCTTCGGCGACGCCCTGGCACGTGCGCCTGTGCCTCACCGCACTCTGCGAAGCCCTGGCGGCGCAGGGGTTCGACGCCGACGCCAAGGCCGCGCTGGCCGCCGCGGACCGCAGGCTCGCGGCCTAGGCTCGCGGCCCGGGCTGGCGGATCGACAACGCCGCGCCAGCCGCTAACGTGCTCCGACGGCCGCCGAACGAAGCGGCGCTCGGGGAAACGTCCGGTGACCGAATCCACCTCTGTCGAGACCCACGGCCCGTCGTCGGTGATCGATCCGCCGGCCATCGCCACGATCGGCGGCGACGCCAAGCTCAATCGCGGCGGCGTCGCCTGGTCGGTTTTCGAGGGTGGTCGCGACCCCTACGTCATCCTGATCACCATCTACATCTTCATGCCCTACGTGGCCTCGGTGATGGTCGGCGATCCGGTTCGCGGCCAGGAGGCGATCTCCCACTGGCAGCAGATCGCCGGCTGGACGGTGATGGCCACCGCCCCGTTCCTCGGCGCCTCCGTCGACAAGCTCGGCCGCCGCAAGGGCTGGCTCGCCCTGGTGGTCGGGCTGATGGTCCCGATGATCGCGGCGCTGTGGTGGGCGAAACCGGACGGCAGCGGGCTGCCGGTGATGGCGGTGATGCTGCTGGCGATGTTGGTCAACGTGCTCTTCGCCTACTCGGAGGTGCTGCACAATTCGCTGCTGATCCGCGCGGCGGGCCTGGAGGGCGCGCACAAGGCGTCGGGTCTGGCGTTGGCGCTGGGCAACCTCCTGTCGGTGTTCGCGCTGGCCTTCACCGCCTGGGCCTTCGCCTTGCCGGGCAAGGTCCATTGGAGCTGGGTGCCGGCCGCGCCGCTGTTCGGCCTCGACCCTGCCAGCCACGAGCCGGAGCGGGTGGTGGCGCTGATGGCCGCCGGCCTGCTGGCTCTGGGCGCCCTGCCGCTCTTTCTGTTCACCCCGGACGCGCCGCGCACCGGCATCCCGATGCTGAAGGCCTGGCGCGACGGAGCCGGCGAGTTGCTCAGCATGATCCGGACGGTGCGGCGGTACCGGGACGCCGTGCTCTACCTCGCCTCGCGGATGCTGTTCGTCGACGGGATGAACGCGGTCCTGTTCTTCATCGGCATCTACGCGGTGGGCGTGATGAAATGGGGCGCGCTGGAAATGCTGGCCTACGGCATCCTGCTCAGCATATTCGCCGCCCTGGGCGGGCTCGTCGGCCGGATGCTGGACGAGAAGCTGGGACCGAAGACGGCGCTCAGGATCGAGATCGCCATGGCCATGCTGGGCCTGATCGCGTTCCTGGGGATGGCGCCCGACCGCATCCTGTTCTTCTGGCCGTACGACGCGGCGGCCCACGCGCCGCTCTGGAACGGGCCGGTGTTCCGCTACCTGCCCGACGTGATCTTCGTGCTGATCGGCTTCTCCAACGCCATCTTCATCTCCGGGCAGTACGCGTCAAGCCGCACCATGCTGACGCGGATCACCCCGCCGGAGCAGACCGGCGCCTTCTTCGGCGTCTATGCGCTGTCCGGGGTGGCCACCAGCTGGCTCGCGCCCACCCTGGTCAACATCGGCACTCGCGTGACGAAGAGCCAGCAGGGGGGCTTCGTGATGATCGTCGGCCTGTTGGGGGTGGGGCTCGGGGTCCTGAGCCTG encodes:
- a CDS encoding MFS transporter, which produces MTESTSVETHGPSSVIDPPAIATIGGDAKLNRGGVAWSVFEGGRDPYVILITIYIFMPYVASVMVGDPVRGQEAISHWQQIAGWTVMATAPFLGASVDKLGRRKGWLALVVGLMVPMIAALWWAKPDGSGLPVMAVMLLAMLVNVLFAYSEVLHNSLLIRAAGLEGAHKASGLALALGNLLSVFALAFTAWAFALPGKVHWSWVPAAPLFGLDPASHEPERVVALMAAGLLALGALPLFLFTPDAPRTGIPMLKAWRDGAGELLSMIRTVRRYRDAVLYLASRMLFVDGMNAVLFFIGIYAVGVMKWGALEMLAYGILLSIFAALGGLVGRMLDEKLGPKTALRIEIAMAMLGLIAFLGMAPDRILFFWPYDAAAHAPLWNGPVFRYLPDVIFVLIGFSNAIFISGQYASSRTMLTRITPPEQTGAFFGVYALSGVATSWLAPTLVNIGTRVTKSQQGGFVMIVGLLGVGLGVLSLVRGGGRRSAASA